The proteins below come from a single Halostagnicola larsenii XH-48 genomic window:
- a CDS encoding site-2 protease family protein: MEYGPLEAASPAFLEPITSGGIVSWILVGIAAYWLGIIAIQKRGLLPSYVETQGPILTIHTKRGRAFLDWLAGPKRFWRAWANFGVGIAIVVMGSMFVFLLFAAFGAITSPEPSSIQTPRNVLVIPGVNDFLPLSATPGIVFGLLVGLVVHEGGHGLLCRVEDIEIESMGVAMLALLPIGAFVEPEQESSRNASRGGQTRMFAAGVTNNFAITIIAFALLFGPVAGSIAVAPGATIAGSAPDSPAANADIGANDRITAIDGTAVESNGDLEDLLAETDSEEIEVELNGEETKTVERSLLVTAAIEGGPADVGVGDTILEVNGEAVGTEAGFYDAVGDAETATLTVERGNGGETVDLEDVPIGATIQVAADAPLEEAGAPTDEPLTITALDGERIQSTADLSTFLEETEPDQEVAVSGYVGDERVEYDVTLDEHPEFEYGLIGAQSTLEEASGISMSDLGVQYYPAGDYLAILGGDQDNRFGGVVDSFLGKATLVLLLPIIGITPLMSFNFAGFTGGVQNFYEAQGALAAFGDGPVFVAANLLFWTGWINVQLGFFNCVPAFPLDGGHILRTSTEAIASRLPFEATRGMIRAVTTVVGVTMLVSFLTMLFAPGMLA, encoded by the coding sequence ATGGAGTACGGTCCCCTCGAAGCCGCGTCGCCCGCGTTTCTCGAGCCGATCACGTCGGGCGGAATCGTGTCGTGGATCCTCGTCGGTATCGCGGCGTACTGGCTCGGGATCATCGCGATACAAAAACGGGGACTGTTACCGTCGTACGTCGAAACGCAGGGGCCAATTCTGACGATTCACACGAAACGTGGACGGGCGTTTCTCGACTGGCTCGCCGGCCCGAAGCGATTCTGGCGGGCCTGGGCCAACTTCGGCGTTGGCATCGCCATCGTCGTGATGGGAAGCATGTTCGTCTTCCTGTTGTTCGCGGCCTTCGGCGCGATCACGTCGCCCGAACCCTCGAGCATACAGACGCCGCGGAACGTGCTGGTGATTCCCGGCGTCAACGACTTCCTCCCGCTCTCTGCGACGCCCGGCATCGTGTTCGGATTGCTCGTCGGGCTGGTCGTCCACGAGGGCGGACACGGGCTGCTTTGTCGCGTCGAAGACATCGAAATCGAATCGATGGGCGTCGCGATGCTCGCGCTGTTACCGATCGGCGCGTTCGTCGAACCCGAACAGGAGAGTTCCAGAAACGCGAGTCGCGGCGGGCAAACGCGCATGTTCGCCGCCGGCGTGACGAACAACTTCGCGATCACGATCATCGCGTTCGCGCTGTTGTTCGGCCCGGTCGCCGGCTCGATCGCCGTCGCGCCCGGCGCGACGATCGCCGGCTCGGCACCCGACTCTCCCGCAGCGAACGCCGATATCGGCGCGAACGACCGGATCACCGCCATCGATGGCACGGCGGTCGAATCCAACGGCGATCTTGAGGATCTTCTCGCGGAGACCGACAGCGAGGAAATCGAGGTCGAACTCAACGGCGAGGAAACGAAGACCGTAGAACGCTCGTTACTTGTAACCGCTGCGATCGAGGGTGGACCCGCCGATGTCGGCGTCGGCGATACGATCCTCGAGGTCAACGGCGAAGCTGTCGGCACGGAGGCCGGGTTCTACGACGCCGTCGGCGACGCTGAAACCGCAACGCTCACTGTCGAACGCGGTAACGGCGGCGAGACCGTCGACCTCGAGGACGTACCGATCGGTGCAACGATCCAAGTAGCAGCGGACGCACCGCTCGAGGAGGCGGGTGCGCCGACGGACGAACCGCTCACGATCACCGCACTCGACGGTGAACGCATCCAGTCGACGGCCGACCTCAGCACCTTCCTCGAGGAGACCGAACCGGACCAGGAAGTTGCCGTTTCGGGCTACGTCGGGGATGAACGCGTCGAGTACGACGTGACGCTCGACGAACATCCGGAGTTCGAGTACGGACTGATCGGGGCACAGAGCACGCTCGAGGAAGCCTCGGGGATCTCGATGAGTGACCTCGGCGTGCAGTACTACCCCGCAGGCGACTATCTCGCGATTCTCGGCGGCGATCAGGACAATAGGTTCGGCGGGGTAGTCGACTCGTTCCTCGGGAAGGCCACCCTCGTGTTGCTCCTGCCGATCATCGGAATCACACCGCTGATGTCGTTCAACTTCGCCGGCTTCACCGGCGGCGTCCAGAACTTCTACGAGGCCCAGGGAGCGCTTGCGGCGTTCGGCGACGGCCCGGTGTTCGTCGCCGCGAACCTGCTTTTCTGGACCGGGTGGATCAACGTCCAGCTCGGCTTTTTCAACTGCGTCCCCGCGTTCCCGCTCGACGGGGGCCACATCCTCCGGACGAGCACGGAAGCGATCGCCTCCCGGTTACCGTTCGAGGCGACTCGAGGCATGATTCGTGCGGTCACGACGGTCGTCGGCGTGACCATGCTGGTGAGTTTCCTCACGATGCTGTTCGCGCCGGGCATGCTCGCTTAA
- a CDS encoding site-2 protease family protein, giving the protein MDGPDSSAVGRHWYSSVNNDVDPPDDGPSLERIESTFVVSETRREDETLLYVGTPLVSPESMMRELWSVFRESGYEARLTVRDGRYVIVAEPTRLGVRGIPWTNILLFVATVVSTLFAGSMWYYTDPFSNPAEIWQAWPFTAAILGVLGVHEMGHYLMSRYHRVSASLPYFIPIPTLIGTMGAVIKMKGRMPDRKALFDIGAAGPLAGLVATVGVISVGLHLPPVAVPDQLLTDPNTVELRLGYPPLLEFLASAFDQPLYRNDPARDVNPVVIGGWVGLFVTFLNLIPVGQLDGGHILRSMAGSFQRTIAAIVPGALFALAGYLYYVGDHSLNTVLIWCFWGVITIFVATAGPARPVHDEPLDPKRFALGVATFGIGLLCFTPVPVTVVG; this is encoded by the coding sequence ATGGACGGCCCGGATTCGTCCGCCGTCGGACGACACTGGTATTCCTCTGTGAACAACGATGTCGACCCGCCCGATGACGGTCCCTCCCTCGAGCGGATCGAGTCGACGTTCGTCGTTTCCGAAACGCGACGGGAGGACGAGACACTTCTGTACGTCGGGACGCCGCTGGTTTCGCCCGAATCGATGATGCGCGAACTGTGGTCGGTCTTTCGAGAATCCGGTTACGAGGCACGGTTGACGGTTCGCGACGGACGGTACGTCATCGTCGCCGAACCGACCCGCCTCGGCGTTCGTGGAATTCCCTGGACGAACATCCTCCTGTTCGTTGCGACGGTCGTCTCGACGCTGTTTGCCGGCTCGATGTGGTACTATACCGATCCGTTTTCGAACCCGGCGGAGATCTGGCAAGCCTGGCCGTTTACCGCGGCTATCCTCGGCGTCCTCGGCGTTCACGAGATGGGACACTATCTGATGAGCCGGTACCACAGAGTCAGCGCCTCGCTCCCCTATTTCATCCCCATTCCGACGCTCATCGGGACGATGGGTGCGGTCATCAAGATGAAAGGTCGAATGCCGGACCGCAAGGCGCTGTTCGATATCGGCGCTGCAGGGCCGCTGGCGGGACTCGTCGCGACGGTCGGCGTGATCAGTGTCGGTCTGCACCTGCCGCCTGTTGCCGTCCCCGACCAGCTCCTCACCGACCCGAACACGGTCGAACTCCGGCTCGGCTACCCGCCGTTGCTCGAGTTTCTCGCGTCGGCGTTCGACCAGCCACTGTACCGGAACGATCCCGCGAGGGACGTGAATCCGGTCGTTATCGGCGGCTGGGTCGGGCTGTTCGTCACGTTCTTGAATCTCATCCCGGTCGGGCAACTCGACGGCGGACACATTCTACGCTCGATGGCGGGATCCTTCCAGCGAACGATCGCAGCCATCGTCCCCGGCGCGCTGTTCGCGCTCGCGGGCTACCTCTACTACGTCGGCGACCACAGCCTCAACACTGTCCTCATCTGGTGTTTCTGGGGAGTGATCACCATCTTCGTCGCGACCGCCGGACCCGCCCGTCCCGTCCACGACGAACCGCTCGATCCCAAACGCTTCGCGCTCGGAGTGGCGACGTTCGGGATCGGACTCCTCTGTTTCACGCCGGTTCCGGTCACGGTCGTCGGCTGA
- the lysS gene encoding lysine--tRNA ligase, producing MSPGSNAPDDAAEPIEQHDTGESTKSNDADETTEPDSPYTLQREDGNETHHAFWADDVADSVEARDPEEPIVIKGGISPSGVPHLGNVNEIMRGYFVAEVLRERGHEVEQVFTGDDRDPLRGLPRTLCDLEGNLVDLGEVNAGALGRNLGSPYTDIPDPFGCCDSYGDHFSQIIRDSAAAVDVPIEFVSTTELYENGDLEEVTRHVLENRDTAREVLSAYQDKVEENGEYVPFNPICEECGKITETVTAIDLEAGTVEYRCTDMDAGDQTIEGCGHEGTATLREGKLPWRFEWPAQWQALGVDFEPFGKDHAEGSWPSGVDVAENVLGIEPPVPMVYEWFTLDGEPFSSSAGNVILVSDVLDLIEPEVLRYFFAKDPSKARDFSVERLDLLVDEFDRFESVYYGEVEADEDETAFAERVYPLVVDEPNEDRIRLPYTFAAVLGMTDDPELREEIARREGHIPEGASEQAIEDALARVEQARNWARRTENEFDYELKRGAIPDHDFDETIETALAELADFIEEGHGPDEIQEEIYETAKRHDVDMGSFFGAGYRLFFDEDQGPKLGPFLAKVDREFVVARLRRER from the coding sequence ATGAGTCCCGGATCGAACGCGCCGGACGATGCCGCAGAACCGATCGAACAGCACGATACCGGGGAATCGACTAAATCGAACGACGCCGACGAAACGACCGAACCGGACAGTCCCTACACCCTCCAGCGCGAGGACGGGAACGAAACGCACCACGCGTTCTGGGCCGACGACGTTGCAGACAGCGTCGAAGCTCGGGATCCCGAGGAGCCGATCGTTATCAAAGGCGGCATCTCGCCCTCCGGAGTGCCCCACCTCGGCAACGTCAACGAGATCATGCGCGGCTACTTCGTCGCCGAAGTCCTCCGGGAACGCGGCCACGAGGTCGAGCAGGTGTTCACCGGCGACGACCGCGACCCGCTTCGAGGGCTGCCGCGGACGCTCTGTGACCTCGAGGGGAACCTCGTCGATTTGGGCGAGGTAAACGCCGGCGCGCTCGGTCGAAACCTCGGCTCGCCCTACACCGACATCCCCGACCCCTTCGGGTGCTGTGACTCCTACGGCGACCACTTTTCCCAGATCATCAGAGACAGCGCGGCGGCCGTCGACGTGCCGATCGAGTTCGTCTCGACCACCGAACTCTACGAAAACGGCGATCTCGAGGAAGTTACCCGACACGTCCTCGAAAACCGCGACACCGCCCGCGAGGTGCTCTCTGCGTACCAGGACAAAGTCGAGGAAAACGGCGAGTACGTTCCGTTCAACCCGATCTGTGAGGAGTGTGGCAAGATCACGGAGACGGTAACTGCCATCGACCTCGAGGCCGGAACCGTCGAGTACCGCTGTACGGACATGGACGCCGGCGACCAGACGATCGAGGGCTGTGGCCACGAGGGAACCGCAACGCTTCGCGAGGGGAAGCTGCCGTGGCGCTTCGAGTGGCCGGCCCAGTGGCAGGCTCTGGGCGTCGATTTCGAGCCGTTCGGAAAGGACCATGCCGAAGGCTCGTGGCCGAGCGGAGTCGACGTCGCCGAGAACGTTCTCGGCATCGAACCGCCCGTTCCGATGGTCTACGAGTGGTTCACGCTCGACGGCGAGCCGTTCTCCTCCTCGGCGGGGAACGTGATTCTTGTTTCCGACGTGCTCGATCTGATCGAACCGGAAGTGCTCCGATACTTCTTCGCGAAGGATCCGAGCAAGGCTCGAGACTTCAGCGTCGAACGACTCGACCTGCTGGTCGACGAGTTCGATCGGTTCGAGTCCGTATACTACGGCGAGGTCGAGGCGGACGAGGACGAAACGGCGTTCGCAGAGCGGGTCTACCCGCTGGTCGTGGACGAACCGAACGAGGACCGGATCCGGCTTCCGTACACCTTCGCCGCGGTGCTCGGCATGACCGACGATCCGGAACTTCGCGAAGAGATCGCCCGGCGGGAAGGACACATTCCCGAGGGTGCATCGGAACAGGCCATCGAGGACGCGCTCGCTCGCGTCGAGCAGGCCCGCAACTGGGCGCGACGTACCGAAAACGAGTTCGACTACGAACTCAAGCGCGGAGCGATTCCGGACCACGACTTCGACGAGACGATCGAAACCGCGCTCGCGGAGCTCGCGGACTTCATCGAGGAGGGCCACGGCCCCGACGAGATTCAAGAGGAGATCTACGAGACCGCAAAGCGCCACGACGTCGACATGGGCTCCTTTTTCGGAGCGGGCTACCGGCTCTTTTTCGACGAGGACCAGGGGCCGAAACTCGGTCCGTTCCTCGCGAAAGTGGATCGGGAGTTCGTCGTCGCCCGCCTGCGACGCGAGCGATAG
- the pyrH gene encoding UMP kinase gives MKVVVSIGGSVLVPDPGSARVAEHADVVETLVSEGCHVGAVVGGGGVARDYIGAARELDANEIELDQLGIDVTRLNARLLIAALSEESVTAPAHNYEEASEALHRGNICVMGGVAPAQTTDAVGAALAEYVDADLLIYATSVSGVYSDDPNETDGATKYEKLTANELVDVIAGLEMNAGASAPVDLLAAKIIERSGMRTIVLDGTDPERIARAVRRGEHEGTDVIPERAGEEPTYWASDEQ, from the coding sequence ATGAAAGTGGTCGTTTCTATCGGTGGCAGCGTTCTCGTGCCCGACCCAGGTTCGGCTCGAGTCGCAGAACACGCCGACGTCGTCGAAACGCTCGTCTCGGAAGGGTGTCACGTCGGCGCAGTCGTCGGCGGCGGCGGCGTCGCTCGGGACTACATCGGCGCTGCTCGCGAACTCGACGCGAACGAGATCGAACTCGATCAGCTCGGGATCGACGTCACCCGGTTGAACGCGCGGTTGCTTATCGCCGCGCTTAGCGAAGAATCAGTCACCGCGCCCGCACACAATTACGAGGAGGCGAGCGAGGCGTTACACCGAGGAAATATCTGCGTCATGGGCGGCGTCGCACCCGCCCAAACGACCGACGCTGTCGGCGCGGCCCTCGCGGAATACGTCGACGCGGACCTGTTGATCTACGCGACCAGCGTTTCGGGCGTCTACAGCGACGATCCGAACGAAACCGACGGAGCGACGAAGTACGAGAAACTCACCGCGAACGAACTCGTCGACGTGATCGCCGGCCTCGAGATGAACGCGGGAGCGTCCGCGCCGGTCGACCTGCTGGCGGCGAAGATCATCGAGCGGTCGGGAATGCGAACGATCGTCCTCGACGGCACCGATCCGGAGCGAATCGCACGGGCCGTTCGACGCGGCGAACACGAGGGCACCGACGTCATTCCGGAGCGGGCGGGCGAGGAGCCGACCTACTGGGCGAGCGACGAGCAATGA
- a CDS encoding PadR family transcriptional regulator: MRKSGPPKGLIAYLVLELLEEKPRYGYEILKEIRDISGGHWEPSYGSVYPILYKFEEKGWAERIEREDEPDRKYFELTDAGLEELEERRASGSEKARDFADVILGFFHVYAAFSTDDRFEIPDLEGEWRFDEEFSAWVVEQVVRHHEHYFDSEFERIEDTPEEFYERHGVDHDDG, encoded by the coding sequence ATGCGGAAAAGTGGGCCGCCGAAGGGACTCATCGCCTATCTCGTCCTCGAACTCCTCGAGGAAAAGCCCCGGTACGGCTACGAGATTCTCAAAGAGATTCGCGACATCAGCGGCGGTCACTGGGAGCCCTCCTACGGCTCCGTCTACCCCATCCTCTACAAATTCGAGGAGAAGGGCTGGGCCGAGCGAATCGAGCGCGAGGACGAACCCGACCGGAAGTACTTCGAACTCACCGACGCCGGCCTCGAGGAACTCGAAGAGCGGCGCGCGAGCGGCTCCGAAAAGGCTCGAGACTTCGCCGACGTCATCCTCGGGTTCTTCCACGTCTACGCGGCCTTTTCGACGGACGACCGCTTCGAGATCCCGGACCTCGAGGGCGAGTGGCGCTTCGACGAGGAATTCAGCGCCTGGGTCGTCGAACAGGTCGTCCGTCACCACGAGCACTACTTTGATTCCGAGTTCGAACGCATCGAGGACACGCCCGAGGAGTTCTACGAGCGCCACGGCGTCGACCACGACGACGGGTAA
- a CDS encoding heme-binding protein: MERRRPPQTDEGWYVFHDFRSIDWDAWRDAPERRRQQAIEEGIEYLSACERLEDAGEGDSATYGILGHKADLMFLHLRPSPADLDVLERRFEHTALAEFTEQVDSYVSVTEVSGYMSEEYFEEDSEVEDTGIARYIESRLKPEIPDYEYANFYPMDKRRDDEWNWYDLSFEERAEYMSGHGEIGKQYAGRVTQIISGSIGLDDFEWGVTLFGDDPTDIKELLYEMRFDPSSSRFGEFGRFLFGRRFAPENLGAYLAGEFVPQEAASSGHGHHGGHGNAREGGHHHGGDDGHHGGSGGHHDSSDGHGDSSAGGHHGGGSGHGDEDDASIRDELEDVGVYAGQPHGEDVHAVVLYSEADSDELFEEVEGLRSNFDHYDTHVKTAVYEGSSDDAETAVVSLWETERAASTAAGFLSDLPEIVRQAGDDESDSWGTMGMFYTVKDEHHGDFVDTFGDVAGVLADMDGHRKTDLLVNRENELDMFIASRWDSREDAMAFFRSDAFSETVEFGRDVLADRPRHVFLA, encoded by the coding sequence ATGGAACGACGCAGACCGCCACAGACCGACGAGGGTTGGTACGTCTTTCACGACTTCCGGTCGATCGACTGGGACGCCTGGCGAGACGCCCCCGAACGTCGCCGCCAGCAGGCGATCGAGGAAGGGATCGAGTACCTCTCGGCGTGCGAACGACTCGAGGACGCCGGGGAGGGCGACTCGGCGACGTACGGAATCCTCGGCCACAAGGCCGACCTCATGTTCTTGCATCTACGCCCGTCGCCGGCCGATCTCGACGTGCTCGAGCGACGGTTCGAACACACCGCGCTCGCGGAGTTCACCGAGCAGGTCGACTCCTACGTCTCGGTGACGGAGGTCTCGGGGTACATGTCCGAGGAGTACTTCGAGGAAGACAGCGAGGTCGAAGACACCGGGATCGCTCGATACATCGAATCGCGGCTCAAACCCGAGATTCCGGACTACGAGTACGCGAACTTCTACCCGATGGACAAGCGCCGCGACGACGAGTGGAACTGGTACGACCTCTCCTTCGAGGAACGGGCCGAGTACATGTCCGGCCACGGAGAAATCGGCAAGCAGTACGCCGGACGGGTCACGCAGATCATCTCCGGCAGCATCGGTCTTGACGACTTCGAGTGGGGCGTCACGCTCTTCGGCGACGACCCGACCGACATCAAGGAACTGCTCTACGAGATGCGCTTTGACCCCTCGAGTTCGCGCTTCGGCGAGTTCGGCCGATTCCTCTTCGGGCGACGGTTCGCACCCGAAAACCTCGGCGCGTACCTCGCCGGCGAGTTCGTCCCGCAGGAGGCCGCGAGTTCGGGTCACGGCCACCACGGCGGACATGGAAACGCGAGAGAGGGCGGTCATCACCACGGCGGTGACGACGGACACCACGGCGGTTCGGGCGGGCACCACGACAGTTCGGACGGACACGGCGACTCGAGCGCAGGCGGCCACCACGGTGGCGGGTCCGGTCACGGCGACGAAGACGATGCGAGCATCCGCGATGAACTCGAGGACGTCGGCGTCTACGCGGGCCAGCCACACGGCGAGGACGTCCACGCGGTCGTCCTCTACTCGGAAGCCGATTCCGACGAACTCTTCGAGGAGGTCGAGGGTCTGCGGAGTAACTTCGATCACTACGACACGCACGTGAAGACGGCAGTCTACGAGGGCTCGAGCGACGACGCCGAGACGGCGGTCGTGAGCCTCTGGGAGACCGAACGAGCGGCGAGTACCGCGGCCGGGTTCCTCTCCGACCTACCCGAAATCGTCCGACAGGCCGGCGACGACGAGTCGGATTCCTGGGGAACGATGGGGATGTTCTACACCGTCAAGGACGAGCACCACGGGGATTTCGTCGACACCTTCGGCGACGTGGCCGGCGTGCTCGCGGACATGGACGGTCACCGCAAGACGGATCTGCTGGTCAACCGCGAGAACGAACTCGACATGTTCATCGCCAGTCGCTGGGACTCCCGCGAGGACGCGATGGCGTTCTTCCGGAGCGACGCGTTCTCCGAGACCGTCGAATTCGGGCGCGACGTTCTGGCGGACCGACCAAGACACGTCTTCCTGGCCTGA
- a CDS encoding DUF7123 family protein codes for MSTTAQSSTESKERRLKNYLRNRAKDGELYFKGKFIADDVGMSPKEIGALMVKLSESATDLEVEKWSYTSATTWRVAPA; via the coding sequence ATGAGCACTACAGCCCAATCCTCCACGGAAAGCAAGGAACGTCGCCTGAAAAATTACCTGCGCAATCGCGCAAAAGACGGCGAACTGTACTTCAAAGGAAAGTTCATCGCTGATGATGTCGGTATGTCCCCCAAAGAGATCGGCGCGCTAATGGTCAAACTCTCGGAATCTGCGACTGATCTCGAGGTCGAGAAGTGGTCCTACACGAGCGCGACCACCTGGCGCGTCGCACCCGCGTAA
- a CDS encoding molybdopterin synthase translates to MHVLGILERDSSDGTLETVVDRVVDRLSRAGQVGVIRYDATIADGTHEALTPGGAVTYDLGADGDWTATGTGLSVGDALDTLVRDCEYAVVVGVPALRHPSIVVGEGDEPSDGGPVLASITSSAELEAIDLVDALEDHEPYETLESLVAEVKRSPKADRAGAIATFTGRVRAMDDPDDDRTEYLEFEKYEGVAEQRMAALREDLESRDGVYEVVMYHRTGIVEDGEDIVFVVVLAGHREEAFRTVEDGINRLKDEVPLFKKEVTVEDEFWVHDRTD, encoded by the coding sequence ATGCACGTACTTGGTATCCTCGAGCGCGACTCGAGCGACGGAACGCTCGAGACGGTCGTCGACCGCGTCGTCGATCGGCTCTCGCGAGCGGGGCAGGTCGGCGTGATTCGATACGATGCGACGATCGCCGACGGCACGCACGAGGCGTTGACGCCCGGCGGCGCCGTAACCTACGACCTCGGGGCGGACGGCGACTGGACCGCCACGGGAACCGGCCTCTCCGTCGGCGATGCGCTCGATACGCTGGTTCGCGACTGTGAGTACGCTGTCGTCGTCGGCGTCCCAGCGCTCCGACACCCCTCGATCGTCGTCGGCGAGGGGGACGAACCGTCTGACGGCGGCCCCGTGCTCGCGTCGATCACCTCGTCCGCCGAACTCGAGGCGATCGACCTCGTTGACGCGCTCGAGGACCACGAACCGTACGAAACCCTCGAATCGCTCGTGGCGGAGGTCAAGCGCTCGCCGAAGGCCGATCGAGCCGGCGCGATCGCGACGTTCACCGGCCGGGTGCGCGCGATGGACGACCCGGACGACGACCGGACGGAGTACCTCGAGTTCGAGAAGTACGAAGGCGTTGCAGAGCAGCGGATGGCCGCGCTTCGGGAGGATCTCGAGTCTCGAGACGGCGTTTACGAAGTCGTCATGTACCACCGAACCGGCATCGTCGAGGACGGCGAGGATATCGTGTTCGTGGTTGTCCTCGCCGGCCACCGCGAGGAGGCGTTTCGAACGGTCGAAGACGGCATCAATCGATTGAAGGACGAGGTCCCGCTGTTCAAAAAAGAGGTCACGGTCGAGGACGAATTCTGGGTGCATGACCGGACTGATTAA
- the thiL gene encoding thiamine-phosphate kinase, producing the protein MDERAALAVLEDELGPVGDDAAVVSDLVVTTDMLHETTDFPPGTTRYTAGWRAVGASLSDVAAMGGRATAAVAAYAAPEFDESELLAFVRGASDVCDLVGAEYVGGDLDGHEEFTVATTAFGTTDAPVRRSGAEPGDLICVTGTLGRSAAALELFERADSSERQSGSAQTDTSDREADLERANELFRFEPRVDAGRTLAPHATAMMDSSDGLARSLYQLAEASECGFAVDSSAIPIDDAVFDTAETDEAALERAITFGEDFELVVTIPEAALESAEAATTVALTPIGTVVDDGITMDGEPLPDRGYTHG; encoded by the coding sequence ATGGACGAACGCGCCGCGCTGGCAGTGCTCGAGGACGAACTCGGGCCGGTCGGAGACGACGCCGCCGTCGTCTCCGACCTCGTCGTGACGACGGACATGCTCCACGAGACGACCGACTTCCCGCCGGGAACGACCCGATACACCGCTGGCTGGCGAGCCGTCGGCGCGTCGCTCTCTGACGTCGCCGCGATGGGCGGGCGGGCGACCGCCGCCGTCGCGGCCTACGCCGCGCCCGAATTCGACGAGTCGGAGCTACTGGCGTTCGTTCGCGGTGCGAGCGACGTCTGCGACCTCGTCGGTGCGGAGTACGTCGGCGGCGACCTCGACGGCCACGAGGAGTTTACGGTAGCGACGACGGCGTTCGGGACGACGGATGCGCCCGTCCGCCGGAGCGGTGCCGAGCCCGGTGACCTCATCTGCGTCACCGGGACGCTCGGACGCAGCGCGGCCGCGCTCGAGCTATTCGAACGCGCAGACTCGAGCGAACGCCAGTCAGGTAGCGCTCAAACGGACACGAGCGATCGAGAGGCGGACCTCGAGCGCGCGAACGAACTGTTTCGATTCGAGCCGCGGGTCGACGCCGGACGGACGCTCGCGCCCCACGCGACCGCGATGATGGACTCAAGCGACGGGCTCGCCCGCTCACTCTACCAGCTCGCCGAGGCGTCGGAGTGCGGATTCGCCGTCGATTCCTCGGCGATTCCGATCGACGACGCCGTCTTCGACACGGCCGAGACGGACGAGGCGGCGCTCGAGCGGGCGATCACGTTCGGCGAGGACTTCGAACTCGTCGTGACGATTCCCGAAGCGGCGCTCGAGTCGGCCGAGGCCGCGACGACGGTGGCTCTCACGCCGATCGGAACCGTCGTCGACGACGGTATCACCATGGACGGAGAGCCGCTTCCGGATCGTGGGTACACGCACGGCTAG
- a CDS encoding FG-GAP repeat protein: MTSNADCRRKFLCKSGAALAVGLAGCASRIRNTSDDAAKLVPRYDPDDEHQLIRVAVSVETVVASTIPEPESSPDGPGSAYVFERSSETWGQEAELSLPEDAPEDEFGDPIAIDGDTVLIGSWYEDTSEEGLSGTAYVFDRSGDGGWNQRARLVPDVDDSEGNPSRHVHAIAIDGDTAILGCPATSADSGEWQGSAFAYRRTDEGWHQQAELVPDDSDGGNEYGHSVALAGDVALIGAPTSDTAAGANAGAVFAFERSNGEWVQRGRLVANDDGAGDKFGSAVALSERTALVAGNDDTDTAGSVSVFERNGNAGWSQRTTLLTGGESSCIGTVSLEGETALVGDACQNSTAVFVRTDDGWDRRETLVAPNGAGETFGNAVSLSDDTAVVADWRQSVEGGYGAAYVFSL; encoded by the coding sequence ATGACCAGCAATGCTGACTGTCGACGGAAATTTCTGTGTAAGAGCGGAGCCGCACTTGCCGTCGGACTGGCCGGCTGTGCGAGCCGTATTCGGAACACGAGCGACGACGCCGCTAAACTCGTCCCTCGCTATGATCCGGACGACGAACATCAACTGATTCGAGTCGCCGTGTCGGTGGAGACCGTCGTCGCGAGTACGATCCCGGAACCGGAGTCGTCGCCCGACGGTCCGGGATCGGCGTACGTCTTCGAGCGGTCGAGCGAAACGTGGGGTCAGGAGGCAGAACTCTCCCTTCCCGAGGACGCGCCGGAAGACGAGTTCGGGGATCCGATAGCGATAGACGGCGATACCGTGCTCATCGGATCGTGGTACGAGGACACGTCGGAAGAAGGGCTCTCCGGAACGGCGTACGTCTTCGATCGGTCGGGCGACGGAGGGTGGAACCAACGGGCACGACTCGTTCCCGATGTCGACGACTCGGAAGGGAATCCGTCTAGACACGTACACGCAATCGCTATCGACGGTGACACTGCGATCCTGGGGTGTCCAGCCACTTCCGCCGACAGCGGCGAGTGGCAGGGATCGGCATTCGCGTACCGGCGGACGGACGAGGGTTGGCATCAACAGGCCGAACTCGTCCCCGACGACAGCGACGGCGGGAACGAGTACGGCCACTCGGTGGCACTGGCCGGCGATGTCGCGTTGATCGGCGCGCCGACGAGCGATACGGCGGCCGGTGCGAACGCAGGGGCGGTGTTCGCGTTCGAGCGGTCGAACGGCGAGTGGGTTCAACGGGGGAGACTCGTCGCGAACGACGATGGCGCCGGCGACAAGTTTGGCTCCGCCGTCGCACTCTCGGAGCGGACTGCTCTCGTCGCCGGTAATGACGATACCGATACCGCGGGATCGGTGTCCGTCTTCGAGCGAAACGGGAACGCGGGCTGGAGCCAGCGGACGACGCTCCTCACCGGCGGCGAATCCAGCTGCATCGGAACAGTCTCCCTGGAGGGAGAGACGGCACTCGTCGGCGACGCCTGCCAGAATTCGACCGCCGTCTTCGTCCGGACGGACGACGGCTGGGACCGGCGGGAGACGCTCGTCGCCCCTAACGGTGCGGGGGAGACCTTCGGAAACGCCGTCTCGTTGTCCGACGATACCGCCGTCGTGGCAGACTGGCGGCAATCCGTCGAGGGTGGTTACGGCGCGGCATACGTGTTCTCATTGTAG